A part of Rhipicephalus microplus isolate Deutch F79 chromosome 8, USDA_Rmic, whole genome shotgun sequence genomic DNA contains:
- the LOC119164117 gene encoding uncharacterized protein LOC119164117 produces MGSCVSALSSVGGDRSRRERTFQVWNLDEQGAEVSPGKIEVNANDLVLYQRGRPPVRWPLRGLRRYGFDAHLFSFESGRRCPTGSGIYAFKCHRAEALFNALQECIQNSGAASAMTTTISSSVAAPDQQQPAPPSSIVPMTSQRNDIVFPPPVSNGPTVDSSGYLEPISLGSLRPAAMSQSNAAAITMPNSTSQNLPQHSYVNSCAQCGQPHPPPCVDINTNYAKLDDLLRQEAGVKPRDSNHFYVNVNPMPLNQQQHPLQTHSYANLSCPASPERTVPPSTASATAAAGLLNNGGSADEVNYVVLDLDHQSDSSTSAVSPVATAAPVVGATTVAPGSTAVAGASTITPGSQPTSPTRAPEGYATIDFDRTAALSNSANPSVHHHDDSVRKTRHNSNAVPVLC; encoded by the exons ATGGGAAGCTGCGTTTCAGCCTTGTCAAGTGTCGGCGGAGACAGGAGTCGTCGGGAGCGGACGTTTCAG GTGTGGAACCTGGACGAGCAGGGCGCCGAGGTGAGCCCGGGTAAGATTGAAGTGAACGCAAATGACCTGGTGCTGTACCAGCGCGGCCGACCGCCCGTGCGGTGGCCCCTGCGTGGTCTGCGACGCTACGGCTTCGACGCGCACCTCTTCTCCTTCGAGAGTGGCCGTCGATGCCCCACCGGCTCGGGCATTTATGCCTTCAAGTGCCACCGCGCGGAGGCACTCTTCAATGCCCTACAG GAGTGCATCCAGAACTCGGGTGCTGCGTCAGCTATGACAACGACCATCAGCAGTTCGGTGGCTGCCCCTGACCAGCAGCAGCCGGCTCCACCCTCAAGCATTGTCCCAATGACGAGCCAGCGGAATGACATCGTCTTTCCCCCGCCAGTCAGCAACGGTCCCACAGTTGACTCGTCAGGTTACCTCGAACCCATTTCCCTAGGTTCGCTGCGACCTGCCGCCATGTCGCAGTCAAATGCAGCTGCCATTACGATGCCCAACTCGACATCGCAAAACCTGCCCCAGCATTCCTACGTGAACTCGTGCGCTCAGTGCGGCCAGCCACATCCGCCACCCTGTGTCGACATCAACACCAACTATGCCAAGCTGGACGACCTGCTCAGACAGGAGGCGGGCGTCAAGCCGCGGGATAGCAACCACTTTTACGTCAATGTCAATCCCATGCCCTTGAATCAGCAGCAACACCCACTGCAGACACACTCATATGCGAACCTGAGCTGCCCAGCATCCCCCGAGCGAACTGTTCCACCGTCAACAGCATCAGCGACAGCGGCAGCCGGCCTCCTAAATAATGGTGGGTCGGCAGACGAAGTGAACTACGTGGTGCTCGATCTGGACCACCAGAGCGACTCAAGCACGAGCGCCGTGTCCCCTGTGGCAACGGCTGCACCCGTGGTGGGCGCGACAACGGTGGCACCAGGCAGTACTGCTGTGGCAGGCGCTTCTACCATCACACCAGGCTCGCAACCGACGTCCCCCACCCGTGCCCCCGAGGGCTATGCAACCATCGACTTTGACCGCACAGCCGCACTGTCTAACTCGGCCAACCCAAGCGTACACCACCACGACGACAGCGTGCGCAAGACGCGCCACAACAGCAACGCGGTGCCCGTTCTGTGTTGA